A single genomic interval of Arachis duranensis cultivar V14167 chromosome 7, aradu.V14167.gnm2.J7QH, whole genome shotgun sequence harbors:
- the LOC107459132 gene encoding protein ROH1-like has protein sequence MHHYPVVLPYQPYGGVLPIPFHPVPNGMAYFNQYPSTAGITSYPQFSHVSSYSSGPRDSNTWARLLNDDYSVEFTSNDELLSIDWVQKLLGVFICCHEEFKTILLNNKVQVSKPPLDRLISEFFEKSVKALDICNASHDGVEKIRTWQKHLDIVLSALGSNKRALNEGQFWRARKALMDLALAMLEEKDSGSVFSQHNRSFGRHNSSKDQHSAGHSRSHSWSVSRSWSAAKQLQSIATSNLVPPRGNEISATRELAVPVYTMNCILLFVLWTLVTAIPCQDRGLNIHFSVSQQFSWSVPVNTLYERIMEDSKKRDHRNSNGLLKEIYRVELCTRHLTDLVDSPQFSLTEDQEMEIEQDMKELTHVCEAFRVGLDTLEHQVREAFQKIMTCRTEGLDYLGSSSYADQ, from the exons ATGCATCATTATCCAGTGGTCCTTCCTTATCAACCTTATGGTGGAGTCCTCCCTATTCCTTTTCATCCTGTTCCAAATGGCATGGCGTACTTCAACCAATATCCTTCTACTGCCGGAATTACATCATATCCTCAGTTTTCGCATGTCTCGTCGTATTCTAGTGGACCCCGTGATAGCAATACATGGGCTAGACTTTTGAATGAt GACTATTCTGTTGAATTCACGAGTAATGATGAATTGCTCTCAATTGATTGGGTTCAGAAGCTATTGGGTGTATTCATCTGCTGCCATGAGGAATTCAAGACTATTCTGTTGAATAATAAAGTGCAGGTTTCAAAACCCCCCTTAGATCGTTTGATTTCTGAATTCTTTGAGAAGTCAGTGAAGGCGCTTGATATTTGTAATGCAAGCCATGATGGGGTTGAGAAGATTCGTACATGGCAAAAGCATCTGGATATTGTGCTTTCTGCCTTGGGTTCGAATAAGAGAGCATTGAATGAAGGCCAGTTCTGGAGAGCAAGAAAGGCACTGATGGATTTAGCATTGGCAATGCTCGAGGAGAAAGACTCTGGATCAGTTTTTTCGCAACATAATAGATCTTTTGGGCGTCATAACTCGAGCAAGGATCAACACTCGGCAGGGCATTCACGATCGCATTCATGGAGTGTCTCTCGATCATGGTCTGCTGCCAAGCAACTCCAGTCCATTgcaa caagcAACCTTGTTCCACCTCGTGGGAATGAGATTTCTGCTACAAGAGAACTTGCAGTTCCTGTTTATACAATGAATTGTATTCTCTTGTTTGTTTTGTGGACCCTAGTTACAGCAATTCCTTGCCAGGACAGGGGTCTAAACATTCACTTTTCAGTCTCACAGCAATTTTCTTGGAGCGTGCCGGTTAACACCCTTTATGAACGGATCATGGAGGATTCAAAGAAGCGAGATCACCGGAACTCAAATGGATTGTTGAAGGAAATATATCGAGTTGAGCTATGTACCCGTCACTTGACAGACTTGGTGGATTCACCTCAGTTTTCCTTGACAGAGGATCAGGAAATGGAAATTGAACAGGACATGAAGGAGCTCACTCATGTTTGTGAAGCTTTTAGAGTTGGACTGGATACACTGGAGCACCAAGTGAGGGAGGCATTCCAGAAGATTATGACGTGCCGAACTGAGGGTCTTGATTACCTTGGCTCATCCAGCTATGCAGATCAATGA
- the LOC107459133 gene encoding protein FAR1-RELATED SEQUENCE 5-like, translating to MENDGKESYKDGMVDLSVEYECSSDESDDMVDVTVDEAEADIINAGGLEKLITDLTIEDIWGLAFDTESQVCEFYAKYAKCYGFMSRKDLKTVDANGNINTRQLVCNKAGERHWKHLKRDNRQREHRAITRVNCKVRIRFIRHYRTGKWKVSVFQSEHNHPLCPPKYRHLIAANRKLDEADKTQADSLRACGVKTCHIMGYMVSQKGGYDKADSDPLFLGKFTLKDGRLDNLVWADGESVVDYECFGDVLAFDTTYKKNEKEFLEIMSRKLPGGVVTDGDRAMREAILEVFPGIPHRLCAWHLHRNARWNEIISKYGLAENEWVQVIYNDRMKWATAYLREHFFGRIRTTSQCEGIHSLLKNYVDSKTSLVEFMHKFSEVLRHYRNNHLTADFDTFYKFPVLTTCLESFEKQAAELYTRNIFKLVKDEIEVAGALNVTECPNSGDIVEYSTSEYFNQQWEFKVSYNKDKDLFACECRLFETRGLPCSHIFGILKHRNANCVPTSLILKRWTRVILYAQLASKTPLMI from the exons atggagaatgatggcaAAGAGTCGTATAAGGATGGTATGGTGGATTTAAGTGTTGAGTATGAGTGTAGTTCCGATGAAAGTGATGATATGGTGGATGTAACTGTAGATGAAGCAGAGGCAGATATAATTAATGCTGGTGGTTTGGAAAAGTTGATAACTGATTTGACCATCGAAGACATATGGGGACTGGCGTTTGATACAGAATCTCAAGTTTGTGAATTTTATGCCAAATATGCCAAGTGCTATGGATTTATGTCCCGAAAAGACTTGAAGACAGTGGATGCTAATGGCAACATTAATACAAGACAGTTGGTTTGCAATAAAGCAGGAGAAAGACATTGGAAGCACCTTAAAAGGGACAATCGGCAAAGGGAGCATAGGGCAATTACTCGTGTCAACTGCAAGGTGAGGATTCGGTTCATTCGTCACTATAGAACGGGTAAGTGGAAAGTCAGTGTCTTTCAGAGTGAACACAATCATCCACTATGTCCACCTAAGTACAGACATCTTATTGCCGCGAATCGTAAGCTTGATGAGGCCGATAAAACACAAGCAGACAGCTTGCGAGCATGTGGTGTTAAAACTTGCCACATAATGGGTTACATGGTTTCCCAAAAAGGTGGATATGATAAA GCAGATAGTGACCCGTTATTTCTAGGAAAGTTCACCTTAAAGGATGGTAGGTTGGATAATTTGGTGTGGGCTGATGGAGAAAGCGTTGTTGATTACGAATGTTTTGGCGATGTACTGGCTTTTGACACCACTTACAAGAAAAAT GAAAAGGAATTTTTGGAAATCATGTCAAGAAAACTACCCGGAGGCGTTGTGACAGACGGAGACCGTGCTATGAGAGAGGCTATCTTAGAAGTATTTCCTGGTATACCACACCGCCTTTGTGCATGGCATCTCCATCGTAATGCG AGATGGAATGAGATCATATCCAAATACGGACTTGCCGAGAATGAATGGGTCCAGGTCATTTATAATGACAGAATGAAGTGGGCTACCGCATATTTGAGGGAGCACTTCTTTGGCCGCATAAGAACTACATCACAGTGTGAGGGAATTCATTCATTATTGAAGAACTATGTTGACAGTAAAACCAGTCTCGTTGAATTCATGCATAAATTTAGTGAAGTACTAAGGCATTACCGAAACAACCATCTTACTGCTGACTTTGACACCTTTTATAAGTTTCCTGTTTTGACTACGTGCTTGGAAAGTTTTGAGAAACAAGCTGCTGAACTTTATactagaaatatttttaaacttgtGAAAGATGAGATAGAAGTAGCAGGTGCTTTAAATGTGACTGAATGCCCAAACAGTGGAGACATTGTTGAGTACAGCACGAGTGAGTATTTTAATCAGCAATGGGAATTTAAAGTGTCTTACAATAAAGACAAAGACCTGTTTGCGTGTGAGTGCAGGCTATTTGAGACTCGTGGACTACCGTGCTCCCACATCTTTGGGATCTTGAAGCATCGCAATGCAAATTGTGTCCCTACATCTCTTATCCTGAAAAGATGGACAAGAGTGATTTTATATGCTCAATTGGCGAGCAAGACGCCGCTGATGATATAG
- the LOC127740713 gene encoding uncharacterized protein LOC127740713 has product MGLNETELVIAAYLYGNHLMDNYKEDIVISEFTARRDVFRSLMPGKPIVSLVLDLVADMMSIELTRESGYWFLPTTFALSEKTKLDPKSLPLCITYGYLGKVDCLKRVFIPVSETTDEGHEHWYLVVIDCVKGQIILLDPLPIEKQFKRKRTALKLAIYLDEVLEDRSFYDFETTPNLISSQFEFEEPEGLPTLEAGSSDAGVWVASWMIACFEDDNFNIKVDDGVRMKIAVSLVLKIHNTISYTVKNNAIENLNKLNDNHHRDDYEFSQD; this is encoded by the exons ATGGGTTTGAACGAAACTGAACTTGTAATTGCAGCATACTTGTATGGTAATCATTTGATGGATAA CTACAAGGAGGATATAGTAATTTCAGAGTTTACAGCTCGCAGAGATGTATTCAGGAGCTTGATGCCAGGAAAGCCAATCGTTTCTCTTGTGCTAGACTTAGTAGCAGATATGATGAGCATAGAGTTGACCAGAGAAAGTGGTTATTGGTTTTTACCCACAACTTTTGCG CTGTCAGAGAAGACAAAATTGGATCCTAAAAGTCTGCCACTTTGTATCACATATGGTTATTTGGGCAAAGTTGACTGCTTAAAAAGA GTCTTTATCCCTGTATCTGAAACTACTGACGAAGGTCATGAACACTGGTACCTCGTAGTGATTGATTGTGTTAAAGGACAAATCATTTTGCTAGACCCATTACCCATTGAGAAACAGTTCAAGCGAAAGAGGACAGCCTTGAAATTA GCCATTTATTTGGACGAGGTATTGGAAGATCGTTCATTCTATGACTTTGAGACCACTCCAAATCTGATTTCTTCacaatttgaatttgaagagcCGGAAGGCCTTCCTACCCTCGAAGCTGGATC GAGTGACGCGGGTGTATGGGTTGCAAGTTGGATGATAGCTTGTTTTGAAGATGATAATTTTAACATAAAG gtGGATGATGGGGTTCGCATGAAGATTGCAGTCTCACTCGTGTTAAAGATTCATAATACGATCAGCTATACGGTCAAAAATAATGCCATTGAAAATCTTAATAAGCTGAATGATAATCACCATCGTGATGATTATGAATTTTCACAAGATTAG
- the LOC110273588 gene encoding phosphoenolpyruvate carboxylase 2-like has protein sequence MLTGLDAGDSIVIAKSFSHMLNLANLAEEVQIAYRKRIKLLKMGDFADENSAITESDIEETFKRLVTELKKSPQEVFDALKEQTVDLVLTAHPTQSVRRSLLQKHGRIRICLTQ, from the exons ATGCTAACTGGTCTTGATGCTGGGGATTCTATTGTCATTGCCAAATCATTTTCCCACATGCTTAATTTGGCTAACTTGGCAGAAGAAGTTCAAATTGCCTACCGAAAAAGGATTAAGCTATTAAAGATGGGCGATTTTGCTGATGAGAACTCTGCCATCACTGAATCTGACATTGAAGAAACCTTCAAGAGGCTTGTCACTGAACTGAAAAAGTCCCCACAGGAAGTGTTTGATGCTTTGAAGGAGCAAACTGTAGATTTGGTCCTAACTGCTCATCCCACTCAGTCCGTTCGTCGATCTCTGCTGCAAAAGCATGGAAG GATAAGGATCTGTCTGACCCAGTAG
- the LOC110273589 gene encoding rac-like GTP-binding protein RAC1, translating to MIQNFQAADVFLLAFSLISKASYENVAKKWIPELRHYAPGVPIIFVRTKLDLRDDKQFFLDHPGAAPITTVQGEELRKLIGAPVYIECSSKTQQNVKAVFDAAIKVVLQPPKQKKKKRKGQKTCSIL from the exons atgatccaaaattttcaggCAGCTGATGTATTCCTACTAGCATTCTCTCTCATAAGCAAGGCTAGCTATGAAAATGTTGCCAAGA AATGGATTCCTGAGTTGAGGCATTATGCTCCTGGTGTtccaattatttttgttagaacAAAACTTG ATCTTCGGGATGATAAGCAGTTTTTTCTAGATCATCCTGGTGCAGCGCCTATCACCACAGTGCAG GGTGAGGAACTGAGAAAACTTATCGGTGCTCCAGTTTACATCGAATGTAGTTCAAAAACACAGCAG AATGTGAAAGCTGTTTTTGATGCGGCCATCAAAGTAGTTCTCCAGCCTCCaaagcagaagaaaaagaagagaaagggtCAAAAAACCTGTTCCATATTGTGA